The window GACTTCGAACTTTATTGCGATTGGAAGATCAAGCCGAAGGGTGACAGCGGCATTTATCTCCGCGGCACGCCGCAGGTGCAGATCTGGGATCCCGCCGACGAAGCCCAGCTAAAAAACGGCGCCGATAAGGGCTCGGGCAGCTTGTGGAACAATCAGAAGAACGATCGCTTCCCCAAGGTGAAAGCCGACAACCCGATTGGCGAGTGGAACACGTTCCACATCAAGATGGTCGGCGACAAAGTAGTCATTCATCTCAATGGACAGTTGGTGACCGACACCGTCCTCGAGAACTACTGGGACCGTAGCATTCCCTGCTACGAGACCGGCCCGATCGAGCTGCAGAACCACGGTAACACGCTCTACTTCCGCAATATCTTCATCAAAGAGCTGTAGGAATTGCGGTTGGCGGTTCGAAGACTTACGGTGCATGCATCCCATCCATCTTTGCAGGTGGATGGGATTTTTCGGCATGTGGTTTGAACTGTTGGCGTTTTGTGGAGAAGACTCGTAGAATCAAGGGAGCCCACCTGCCGGAACAGACGTGGGCTCATTGCGTCTTTCTGGGCTAGAGAGACGACAGGAGGCGAGCGATGCTGAAACATGGCGATAACTCGTTGCCGGAGGTGGAACCACCGCCGATCGCCGCTCATTGGCTCGCCGACCTTGAGGATGTTGTGTTTGAGGATCTTGAGGTCGAGGCGCCGCCGATCGCTGAGTCGCCCGTGGAAGAGCCTCCGATCGCGGAGCCGCCGGTTGCTCAACCACCGCTCGTTGAGCTCGCTACAGCAGTCGATGATTTGCCGATTGAGGAGCCGCCGATCGCGGCCGATGTGATCTCGCTGGAACTGCCCGCTGCCGAGTTGCCAGTCACCGAGACTGCAGACTCTGAACAGGACGAAACTACGGCAGATGCTGAAGATGCCTCGTTGATCGACGAATCGCCTGCTGAAGGCGATGAGCCTTTGGACTTGCCCGAAATCCAGGCCGAAAACCGCAGGCTCTATTACGAAGACGTTCCAGAAACTTCCGAATCCTGGTTTCGTCGCCATATCAGTTTCGTTGGCAGCCTAGCCGTGCATCTCACCTTGATGCTCTGTCTGGCAGCTTACCTGCGGGACCATCTTCCCGCGAAGGCGCAGCCCAGCGACTTCGTATTTGCCGACGACTATGAGCAGCCGGTGCCGGTCGTCGAGATGGCTCCGCTGGTGAGCGATGCGTCGGCCTCTTCGGATTCGGAAGATCCCAGCGAAGCTGTTTCTGACGCGCTCGAGGTTGCCAACACGGCTGATCTGAATCCCACGCCAGAGGAAGCCGTCAGCGTCGAATTCACGCCCGACGTTTCCCTCGGCAGCCTGAACACTCCGCTGAATCTACCCAACGTGGTGCAGGGATTTGGATTGAGCGCGGATTCGAAAACGCAAATGCTCGCTCCCTTACGCGGCGCGGGCCCAACCGGCGCTGGTGGTGGCGGCGGTGGCAACGGCTTCGGGGCCGATTCCGGTTTGCTCCGACAATTCACGCAGCGACTCGACAAGGCCGGCGCCAAGAGTGGCGATGTGCAGATTTCGCTTATCTGGGACAATTACAACGACCTCGATCTGCATGTCTTCACTCCTCGCGGCGAGAACATCTTTTTCGGCCATCGGCGCTCGCGCTGCCGCGGCGAGCTCGACGTCGATATGAACGCGGGTGGCGCGATGACTCGCGAACCGGTCGAGAATATCTACTGGGGCAATGGAAAAGCGCCGCTCGGCAAGTACAAGGTCGCTGTGCACCATTTCCGCAATCACGGCGATCCCGATCCCACCAAGTATGAGTTGCGGGTGGTCGTCGATGGCGAGACCAAGGTGATTAAAGGCGAGACAAGCTCTGGCAATCCGCGGCTGATCGTGTACGAGTTCGAGCGCGGCGCTAACAAGAATCCGCCTACGCCCAGAGGACCGAGCCGCAATTCACCGGCCACGCCCGATGACTCGGCCATTCTGAGTTCGACCCTTTCGGCGCCTTAGCCAGCGTCTGCAAACGGCTAGGACATTCTGTCGTGCTGAAAAGCGTGCGCATTTCGGTCAAGGATTTTATTGCCACAAATGGTTGACCGTGGCTAGCAGCAGCTACTAGATTGACGCGCTGCAGGGTCATTCGCCGCGCGGCTTGCGGGGGCAAGCGACGAGAGTCGGCATCGAAGAGTCAGTGCGCGGCGAAGCAACCACTTATCTACGCGTGTTCACGCAGGGAGTCTCATCACAGCACTGAGTGAGGGCTACGGTTATGCTCGTCCGTGAAATTCTTGGTCAAAAAGGGCATGCGGTTTTTTCCTGTCATCCCGACGACACACTGGCCGATGTCGTCGCAAGTTTGATGCAGCGAAATTGTGGTTCACTCGTGGTGCTCGACGGCGATGAACTCGCCGGGATCATTACCGAGCGCGATATTCTGCGAAGCTGTGCCGAAACGCGCGGCCCGCTCGACTTTGTGCAAGTCAGCGAACGAATGACTTGCGACCCAATCACCGCCCGTCTCGACGACGAGGTCGAAGGGGTGATGGGCGTCATGACCGAACGCCGCATCCGCCATCTGCCGGTTATCGAAAACGGCCGGTTGTGCGGCATGATTTCAATCGGCGATGTGGTGAAGGCACAGCACAACGAGTTGTGCCAAGAGAACCACTATCTCAAGACATACATCCTGAGTTAGCGAAGTTTCGGCAGGTTCTCACTTCGTGAGAATCAGTTTTCCCGCCGCCGTGATTCGTAAGCGATAGCGCTGGTCGCCGTGTTGAATCCAGATTTCACGGCGGCCGGCGAAGAGTTCTTCGGCAGGGATAATCCGCACCGGCTCATTAGTCGTGGCGGCCGCGGCAGGAAGCTCTCGATCGTTATTAGGGGCAGGCGGGGTTTGCATTCGGCATGCCACGGCAATTCATGCGCCCGAAAACTGCCGTGGCTGCGGATTGGCAGCCAGCAGGCAAAAAAAGGCGATTCTGCCAGCAGCGTTGAAACCATCGGCTGCGAGTTATGTCGATTGCGCGAACATCGGCGTCGCTTACGTCGACGGCACTGGCGTCCGGTCAATTCTGGCCATGCTTGACCGTCCGATGGTCAGCGATCAAAACGGGGAGATGGCAAAAACCACTTCCCAATCGCGGCGAATTCTCCTCACCGGCGTTACCCGCGGCCTCGGTCGCGCGCTACTCACGAAATTTGCTGAGGCCGGACATATCGTGCTCGGTTGTGGACGATCAGAGCAGCTCGTCGCCCAATTGCGAAAAGACTTTCCCGCGCCGCACCACTTCACTGCGCTTGATGTTGCTAATGAAGCCGCCGTTGGTCGCTGGGCGACAGATTTACTGAGCCAAGGTGAGCCGCCCGACCTGCTGATCAATAACGCTGCCATCATCAACCCGAATGCGCCGCTGTGGGAAGTTTCGCCGGCAGACTTCGACGATATCATGCGCGTGAACGTCAATGGCGTGTTTTATGTGCTGCGGCACTTTGTGCCCGCCATGATTGAGCGCGGCCGCGGTGTGATCGTGAATCTTAGTTCCGGCTGGGGACGCTCGACCTCTCCCGATGTCGCTCCGTATTGCGCGACGAAGTATGCCATCGAAGGATTGACGCACGCGCTCGCTCAAGAGTTGCCGTCGGGGATGGCAGCGATTCCGCTCAACCCAGGCGTGATCAATACCGAACTACTGCAAAGCTGTTTTGCCGAACACGCTGGCAGTTATCCATCGCCAGAGCGGTGGTCAGAGCGAGCGGCGCCCTACATTCTCAATCTGTCGGCCCGCGATAATGGTCAGTCACGCAGCGTGCAATAGTTGCCTAAGGGCGGCGACGTCAGTTCGTATCCGAATTGACATTCTTCAGCGCTTTGACGACCGCTTCCGCCGTTTGCAGACGATTGTTGGGCTCCGCCGCAATGCACTGCATGATGACACGGGCGAGCGTCTTATTGAGGTTCGGCACGAGTTCCAAAATTTCCTGGGGCGGGCGGGCATCGTGTTGCAGCGCGCCTTTGCCTGTGGTGTCGCCCGAAGGCCAGGGGAATTCGTTGCTGCAGAGTTGATACGACGTCACGCCGAAGGAAAAAATGTCGACGCGCTGATCGGTCGGTTTGCGGCGGACGATCTCGGGCGCCATGTACAGCGGCGTGCCGGTGCGATTGCCGGGCAGAAAGTATTCTTTCTTCGCCGGCACCGTCAGACCAAAATCGATCAGCTTCAGCGAGTCGCACTCCGGGCTGACGATAAAGTTGCGTGGGCAAATATCGCGATGAATGAAACCAGCCCGGTGAACGGCATCGATCGATTCGGCCATCTCGCGAACCAGTTCATGATGATGCCCAGCCAGTTTGGGCTCGACCTGCTTGAGTAGCACGTTCATGCCCGTGCCGGGGACGAATTCCATCAGGATGTAATGCCTGCCGTCCTTGGCTACACCGAATTCAAACGTATCGACGATCCGCGGATGCTTCAGCTGCGCCGCGATGGCCCCTTCGCTGGGCTTGTTGAGCCCCTTGAATCGGGCTTCAAACGCAACCATCTTTTCCGTATCGAGAATTTTCAGCCCGATGATTTTGCCGGATCGATGATCGCGGGCCATGTGAAAGTTCGACATCGTGCCGTTGATCGCTTCGCGCAAGATCTCGAAGCGCTCGCCGATGTCGGTGCGTGAATCCGTGAACAGATCACGCAAAGAATTGAAAAAACTCGCCATAAGAAAAGAAGCAACCTGGCGCCTGAATCTCTCCTGTTTGTCCCTGCTCTCACTCTAGGCTGACCGAGCCGCCGCAACAAGCCGTTGCCACCCTTCCCCGATTTCTTTTGGCAAGGCGGCTGCCGTTTAGGTAAAAAGTTGTTGATACTTTTTCCGCTGGTTTGCCTGCCCATGCCAACCGAACTTGCCGCGTTTCAGTCTGCCTCAGCCCGGGCCGATACTACGCGCCAATCGTTGTATCAGCCTTGCGTGCTGTTGCTCGCTGCCGTCGCGGCAGGCATGGTTTGCGATCGCTACTTTCCACTCGGGCCGCGGTTGTGGTTCTGCTGTTCGCTGGCCACGGCTGCGCTGTGGTGCCTGGCTTGGTGGAAACGCCGCGAACTGATCGCCGCCGGACTGCTGCTGTCGGCTGCCTTTCTAGCCGGTGGCGCGTGGCATCATGATCAATGGCGACTGGTGCGCGACGACGAAGTGGGGCTACGCATCACCGAGGAAATCCGTCCGCTCGTCTGCGAAGCCGTCGCACTCACCTCGCCGCGCTGGTCTCCCGCGCCGCCGTTGTCGCCGCTCCGGACGATTCCGAAAGGTGACGAAACGGAACTCCTTGTCGAGTTGCGGAGCATTCGAGACGGAGGCACCTGGCGCTCGGCTAGTGGCTACGCCCAGCTCGACGTCGAAGGCCATCTGCTGAATGTGCGGGCCGGCGATCGAATCCGTTTGATGGTCCTCGCCAGCCAACCGATGAAACCGCTCAACCCGGGCGAGTTCGATTACAACGCCCACGAGCGGAGCCGGCGTGTCTTCTGCCGCATGCGCGGATTATTTCCCGAGAGTGTCAGCCTGGTTGAGCGCGGCTCGTGGTGGTCGTGGCGACTTTGGCTGTCGCGGCTGCGCGAAGCGGGCAACAGTACGCTTCGTGAGCACATCCATCCTCGCCGCTCGACGCTGGCGGCGGCCATTCTCATCGGTGCGCGAGAGCAGCTTGATCCGGAGCGAAATGAAGGGTTCCTAGTTACTGGAACGATCCATGTCCTGTCCATCTCTGGGCTTCATGTCGGCATCCTCGCGTATGGTTTTTGGACTCTGTTTCGCACCGGCTTGTTTCCCCGCCGGCCAATGTTATGGGCCGCAATTGGGTTGACGATTTTGTATTGCCTGCTGACCGACTCGCAACCGCCGATCGTGCGCGCGACGATCCTGATCGTGGCCGTCTGTATTTCGCTTTTCTGGGGACGTCCCGCGCTCGGCATGAATACGCTGGCGTTCGCGGGACTGGTGGTGCTGGTGCTGACACCGGCTGCGCTCTTTCAAGCGGGACCGCAACTCTCGTTTCTCTCCGTAGCCGCGATGATTCTCTTCGCTCCCTGGCTCACGAAGCGCGTCGAATACGATCCGCTCGATTTGCTCATCGCTCGCTCGCGTCCTTGGTACCAGCGCGCGGTCGCCGCTGTTGTTGGCGAATTCTATCGCGTGTGGCTGTCAATCTGCATGGAGAGCGTCATAATCGCAGCCTTGCTGTGGCTCTGGAACGTGAGGCCGAACAGCTGACCGTGGCCGCTGCCGTGATCGAAGACTTTCCCTTTGCCCGTCGGTTCGCCGAACCGCTCATTGATCCTGAAACGGTCAATGCGGCGGCAGAATATTTTCGCTTGTCGCCGGTCGCTTGAATTGATGCAGAGCCTACGAGGGCTGCTGCTCCCTTGCCGTGCAAGGAAGCAGCAGCCGCAATCGTCACTGATGATGTGAGCGCTGCTTGTCCCTTTGCGACTCGATGACCTCAAACTGATGTTGATCCTGAAACGGAAATTGAAGCGGCTGCGTGTTGGACTCGATGGGCCAACTGGGTCATTGTCCCAGTTGTGGACATCGCAGCGGCTGCTGGCTTTGTGGCTGTTGGTTCTGCTTCGACACTTGCCGCACAGGCCAAGATCGCCTGACCATGAACGACCGAAGTACAAGCCGCCGAGAGAGTCGCAGCGCCGGTTATGGCGGCGGCAGCAACCTTTCCTCTGATCGCTTCCACACTGCACGAAGCGCTGACCACGATTGCAGATGAAGCAGCCTTCACATTAAGTGAATTAGCCGTCAATGAAGCGACTGCCGTGAGCGATGCCGCTCCCTTGGCGGTCACCGTTGCTTTTGCGGTAGTCGTCGCAGTTACCGTCAGCGAAGCAACACCGAATTTCCCTTGCGATCCTGCGGCGGTTAAGGCCGCTGATGCGGTGAGGGCTGACGAACCTTTGCCCGACAAGTGAGCTGCACTTGAGACTGTGGCACTTGTCGTAAGCGAAATTGCTCCCTTAGAGGTCTCCAAGTCTTGTTCCCGCACAACGAAGTAATCGCTGTTCAGGATATAGACGTGGAACTTGGTGGCATCCTCGCTCACCGCTGCACCCTTGTACTGCCCGTCGTCGCTATCCTGCAACGACTTCCAATTGATGTCTTTCGACATAACACAACTCCTATAACTAGGAACACAAAATCGAAAGCGACAGCAACGTGCCGACGCATCAAACCCACAGTTACTCGCCGTCGCCCTCGACGTACTCAACGCCCAACAGGGTTTCTTCGCCGAGTTCGTCGATCATTTCTTGTACGGTGCTGAGTCCGTCTTCCAGACGTTCCATCAAGTGCTGGAGAGTGTCCTGCCGCCAACCGTTGCGGCTAGGACAGTCTTTCTGCCAGCCGATCAGCGTGTCAGCGACAGCGGCGATTTCCGAGCCGCAGCGGTCGGCGATTTCGTCCGCCACTGAGTGAACTCTTGTCGCAGGAGCGACCTTCGCCACCGGCTTGCTAGCCTTTGTCTTGCGAGTCTTCTTACCAGTCATCACCGCAACCGATTGAGCCTTACCCATAACCACAACCCTCCCTCGAATGCCTCGTGCGACTCGGCCCAACCACTTGGTTGAGAACACCGATTCGCACCATTTCCACGCCCGTCGTTCGGTCGGGCGTGGCGTGGCGCTAACGCCCGTCGCTGTTTCTCTAAAACCGCCTGAACGGGGGAAAGTGGGCGAGTTTTCGTCTCTCACACGCCACGCACGTAGACACCCGTCGCCAACGCCCGAAAACCACTCGTTGGGTGGGGTTGCTGTAAGGTTTGGCGGAAAAATGTCACCCAAAATTTTGGGTTAGAGGGGTCAGATTGACCCCTTGCCCCAGCGCATGAAGAAACCCTCGCCGACCTCTCGGCGAGGGTTTTAATTACGACATCTTGTATGGCTGATCGAACCCAAAATTTTGGGTTACTCGCTGCCCTGCTTCGCCCGTTCGGCTTCTCGCTGTGCCTATTCTCGGCGCTCGGCTGATTCAGAGGCGCAGCCACAAAGCCAACCAGCAAACAACCGCCGCAACCGCAAATTGGAATCATGCCGAGCAGAGACAGCGCCAACACGACGCCGAGAGTCGCACCAAAGCCTTTGCCCACTGAATTGTCAGTCATCGTTCTGCCTCCCTTTCGAGTTTGAAAAATCGAAACGGGAAACAGCTTGGCGGGAGAGGGAGAAGAAGTCTGGTGGCAGCGCAAAAGAAAACCCGCTCGGATCGCTCCGAGCGGGTTGAGGAAACCCAAAATTTTGGGTTTTGGTTAGCGGGGTTTCCTCGGCAATCGAAGCGTTCGTGTAGATTCGCCCTTGTTCAAGCCTGCGGCCTTTAAGGCGTGTTCCGGCGGATCGCCGACTACAATCACCCGGTAACCGCCGCCTCGGAAGTTGACGCCGAGGATCGCTGCCTTGTCTTTGCCTTTACCGTACAGGAAGCAAATGATTTCTCTGACGAGTTCCGAAATCAGCATCCGCAGTTTGCTCCGAAGTTGATACCTCGTTGAATCGTCGGCCTGTGCAAGGAGGTCGATAATCTCGTGGGTGTCAGCAAGGCTTCGCTGTGCAGGCGCAACATTACTTTGCCGCCTCGCCGCCTCTGCCTCGGCTTCGGCGGCTTTCCTTTGCGATTCAAGCCTAACCATCATCTTTGCGAGAATGCCGGTGTCGCCGTCCGAGTCCAGCATGGCGGATTCAAGGTCAAAGAGCTTTTTCTCGCACTGCGCCAACTTCGCTTCTGCTGCGATCATCGTGTCGTGAGCGGTGCATGTTTCGCCTTGCAAATCGGCCGCTTTGATTTCCCGCATGTGCTTGAGAAACGCCTGCTCTACTCGGTCGTAGTTGATGCAGCCCGTCTCTTTGCCATCAAAGCGGCGCTCAATCAGATACTTGAACCGATGCATCTCGCCGCTTGTCGATTTGCGGCTTTTGTCCATGACGATCATCGGATTGCCACGATGCCGAATCAATGTGCGGAATAAACTCGTGACACAATTCTGCCTGCTCGCTGGGGTTCGCTTTAGCCGCTTAACCCGTGGAACAGTGTCTTTCGGGCGATTAGTGTTTCGTCCAATCTGATTGTGGCAGTCACGCCGCTTCAATTCTGCCTGCACCCGATAGAAGGACTCATCGCTGATTACTCGGGGGTAATAGGTCAGCAGCGGTTCGCCCTCAGGCTTCCGTCCGCCGTCTTCATCAACAACGTGTGGTTGATATTCTCCGATTACCGCACGGCTTGTGAGAATCGTCTGAATCATTGGCTGCGACCACGCAGGCGAATGTCCTTTCCGCCTCTGGAAGGTTGGTGTTTTCAATCGGTTGAGTTCAACCGCAATCTTTGTTTGGGAAAGTCCGCTTAGCGATAACTCGAAAACACGCTTCACAACTTCCGAACGCTCGGCATTGATTAGCCACCGCTGTCTATCCTCGGAAGGCTCTAGCCAGAATGGGCCTATGCCTGCAATTCGCTTCTCGGTCGCTTTCTTCCTGCGGCTTACCCATGAGTGCTTGAGCATCTCAGACTTGCGGGCGCTTTCCGCATGCGCTCGATAGAACTCCATCGCCATAAGCATTTTTTCCATCGGGCTTGCGTTCGGATGCACGATGGTTTCACGGAAGGCAATCGAAACGCCCTCCTTCAAGATCGCATTCACGAGCGGCAGCGCTTCATCGAATGACAGGCGAGAAAATCGGTCAAAGTTTTCACAGAGGAGCCAACTGCCTTTCGGAATCCTTCCCTTCTTGCACGCTTCGATGAAGACGCCCAACTTGCCTTTCGTGGCATTCTTGCCACGAAAGGCGCTGACTCCCATATCTCGTAAATCGAGCGAGTCGTCTAACTCGATGTTGTATCGCTCGCACAGGCGGTCTCGTCGATCATTCTGCCTCGCAAGTGAGTCACCTAAAATTTGGTCAGGCGTACTCCAGCGAATGTATTCGTAGCCTCTAATCTTGGGCGTGGACTCGGCGGCGGAACTAGCAGAAATTTTGCGCATAAATAGGAACTCCTACAGGGTGAGGGGCTAGCCTAGCGAAAGCGCATCCGAAATCTGATGCCAGAATTTCCGCTCGGCCCTGTAGGGCTTTCCGATTCCACTAGAGTTTTAATTGAATTTCCCGATGGGCAGAACATGCTCTACGACGCTGGCAAGCTCGGTTCGCCGACAGGAGCGGCCAGGCCGATCTCAGCAGTGCTCTGGTCACGCGGCATCACACGGATCGATGCGCTGATGATCTCGCATGCCGACTCGGATCACTTCAACGCGATCCCCGAATTGCTGCAGAAGTACACGGTGAGCAAGATTTTTGTCTCGCCGTTCATGCTCGAAGAACTCGATCAGCCCGCCGTGAAGGTGCTGAAAACCGCGATCGATAAGTGGGACGTGAAGGTCGATACGCTCTCGGCGAGCGACAAGTTGCACGTTGGCGACGTATCGATGGAGATTCTTCACCCACCACCGCTCGGCGTGATCGGCAGTGATAACGCCAATAGTCTCGTGCTGCTCATTGAATATCAAGGACGCAAAGTGCTGCTCCCCGGCGATCTGGAATCGCCCGGTCTTGAAGATGTTCTCGCTGAGTTGCCGATCGACACTGATTTGCTAATGGCTCCGCATCATGGCTCGACACGCTCGAATCCACGCGGCTTTGGTAATTGGTGTCGTCCGGAGCACGTCGTTCTTTCGGGCAGTCACGATGTCGAAGAAATTCCCGCCATCGACTCGGTGAAGCAAGCCTACGGCCAGATCGGCAGCCAGGTTTATCACACCGCCGAAACCGGCTGCATTCGGTTCAACATCACAGCAGCTGGCGTGAAGGTGGAAACGTTTCGGCAACCGTAGGTGAGTCAAGCGGCCGGTTCTACGGGCTGTGCCGATTGTGACGGTTATCTCTCCCCAGCACGACATCTCTTACGCACGCTGGAAAAACCTACATTTGCGAATCATTTCGCGTTGTACTAACGGCCGTTACCGCCTTTTCGGGTGCGACCAGGTGTTTCATGTCTGCTGCCGCTGATCGCAATTTGCTGTTTGGCATTCTGGCTCTCCAGCTCGATTTCATTACGCGCGAGCAGTTGATTGCGGGAATGCAGAACTGGGTGCTGCATAAAGAACAACCGTTGGCCGATTTGCTCGCGACTGCCGGCGCGCTCTCGGTGCAGGATCGCACGACACTCGAAGCCGTGGTCGAACGCCACTTGGAAAAGCACGGCAACTGCCCACAACAGAGCCTGGCCGCGGTGAATTGCGATGGCACGGTCAAGCAAGAGTTGACGCTCTTCTCAGATCCGCATATTGATGCCAGCCTGCCGCATATCGGAACGGCGAAACCAGTGGCGAGCGACCGCTTTGCCACGATTGCGCCGGCCCAAGCGAACGAAGCTCGTTTTCAAATCCTGCGACCCCATGCCGAAGGTGGTCTCGGCAAGGTCTTCGTCGCGCGTGATGGTGAACTCAATCGCGAGGTGGCGCTGAAGGAAATCCAGCCGCACTACGCCAACGATCAATACGCCCGCGCGCGATTCACTGTTGAAGCCGAAATCACCGGTCGGCTGGAGCATCCGGGGATTGTTCCGGTGTATGGTCTCGGAACGTATGCCGACGGCCGACCTTATTACGCGATGCGTTTCATCCGTGGCGAGAGCCTGAAGGAAGCCATTGCCCGCTATCACGAACCGCAGTCTGGCAAGACGCCTCGCAGCGAACGCGCTGTCGAGCTACGGCAGTTGCTCGGGCGGTTCATCGACGTGTGCCAGGCCGTCCAATATGCCCATGACCGTGGCGTGCTTCATCGCGATCTAAAGCCCGCGAACGTGATGCTTGGCAAGTATGGCGAAACGCTGGTGGTCGACTGGGGCCTGGCCAAGGCCGAGGGGAAAAACATCGAGCCGTGCGAATGGCATGGCGAGTCGCAGCTCGTGCCGGCTTCGGGGAGCGAAGTCGAACCGACGCAAATGGGAACGATGGTTGGCACGCTGCAGTACATGAGCCCGGAGCAAGCGATTGGCCGTATGGATCTGCTTGGGCCAGCGACAGATGTCTTTGCTCTCGGCGCGACGCTCTATCATCTGCTCACCGGTCAGGCGCCTTATCAAGGGACGCAGCGCGACGAAGTGATTGCAGCCGTCCGTGAGGCAACCTTTCCCTTGCCGCGGCAAATCAACAAGCAAGTCCCGCCGCCGCTCGAATCGATCTGCTTGAAAGCCCTCGAAGCCGACCCCACGCGGCGGTACGCCTCGGCCGGCGATCTGATGAAAGATATCGAGCGCTGGATGGCCGAAGAATCGGTCGACGCGCACCATGAATCGTTTTGGGAACGCCTGGATCGTTGGAAGCGAAAGCGCCCGAATGTTGTGGCCGGCATTCGCGCCGCTTTGATCATTGCCATTCTCGGCTCGTGCTTCGGCGCGCTGGTGATGCAAGGAATGAACGATCGATTGGCCACGGCCAACGCTGATCTCGAAGAAGCTTGCCGCCGTGCGTACGAAGGAATGAAAGAGGCCAACCTCGAGCGCGAGCGGAGCCACAGCACGACTCACTTCTT is drawn from Anatilimnocola floriformis and contains these coding sequences:
- a CDS encoding serine/threonine-protein kinase; translated protein: MSAAADRNLLFGILALQLDFITREQLIAGMQNWVLHKEQPLADLLATAGALSVQDRTTLEAVVERHLEKHGNCPQQSLAAVNCDGTVKQELTLFSDPHIDASLPHIGTAKPVASDRFATIAPAQANEARFQILRPHAEGGLGKVFVARDGELNREVALKEIQPHYANDQYARARFTVEAEITGRLEHPGIVPVYGLGTYADGRPYYAMRFIRGESLKEAIARYHEPQSGKTPRSERAVELRQLLGRFIDVCQAVQYAHDRGVLHRDLKPANVMLGKYGETLVVDWGLAKAEGKNIEPCEWHGESQLVPASGSEVEPTQMGTMVGTLQYMSPEQAIGRMDLLGPATDVFALGATLYHLLTGQAPYQGTQRDEVIAAVREATFPLPRQINKQVPPPLESICLKALEADPTRRYASAGDLMKDIERWMAEESVDAHHESFWERLDRWKRKRPNVVAGIRAALIIAILGSCFGALVMQGMNDRLATANADLEEACRRAYEGMKEANLERERSHSTTHFFAATLGKLQAGEDGRQIPAGTLLARAAEQADVEFHTDPVLKGRVLEMLTTALQGLGLADTTVALHERELLETKKHCQAHDPRIRDCVNDLANAYLAAGRDSDAIAILEKHCETPPAPKSREQLATPVKYSADKAAAQPGGQHLAALHAEIERHDSHPEELLLDLSDPLTTLDRHAQTHLAKGQWDQALPLKEAALRMCTTQSTRTSSATCARLDELARLCIHAGRASRAVELADEEVQILSAKKKANPIVVCQAKLTDANAYCAAGRAAEAIALLEAIIPTLEARKSECGLALLESRDALATAFRSVGRLTEARTLATQVYHNASQQLGGDHELTLAAAYHLTVVQVLCGDLEAATLLGEQTRDRQTRKFGADHPDVLATQLWLGAAKTKAGEYHAAEALLLQTHDMIETSSLGAKWQCEADCLRFLTELYKAWEQPAVARQWRAKLYAWQQENP